A single genomic interval of Vulpes vulpes isolate BD-2025 chromosome 3, VulVul3, whole genome shotgun sequence harbors:
- the LOC140598156 gene encoding uncharacterized protein, protein MNVRTIELDAEIEVRPSSLNVISVSSVCLTGRVCIVPGLYCACRTLYSVFGPAGEADVPETPGPPPESDSGVVWKRNGARHSLLFGEGRCSRPLPSESAVPVLSSVYVCLFCVFLPVLLLPAHLFSTPAGQTVTTPLSLTLDHWKEVASREHNLSVEVRRRKWVTFCSSEWPTLNVGWPRNGTFNIDIILQVKAPVSQPGPHGHPDQLLQTLLTTEERQRVYRKTSPGRMGGRPSCLMKSRMFSPLVGPTWDYDTAAGRERLLLYRQVLLAGLKGAGRCPTNLAKDRLKASRLSSARSGNPLRLSTAPETQPAHTRSRSVTPSTSGDISPGRLSPAGRAHTLYY, encoded by the exons gaggtaagaccgagctcgctaaatgtcatatctgtctcgtctgtttgtctgactggccgggtctgtattgtgccgggtctgtattgtgcctgcaggacgctgtactctgtatttggaccagcgggggaggcagacgtgcccgagacccctggtccccctccggagtcggactctggagtggtctggaagaggaacggagcccggcactccctcctcttcggggagggtcgttgttcgcgaccgctcccatctgaatccgccgtgccagtcctgtcatctgtgtacgtctgtctgttctgtgtctttcttcctgtcctcctcctccccgctcacctcttttctacacccgcggggcaaactgtaaccacccctttaagcctcactctagatcactggaaagaagtcgcaaGCCGAGaacacaacctttcggtcgaagtcagaagacgaaaatgggtcaccttctgctcctcagagtggccgactctcaacgtcgggtggcccaggaatggaacttttaatattgatattatcttgcaggtgaaggccccggtctctcagccaggaccccatgggcaccctgatcagctcctgcagactctcctcaccacggaggagagacagcgcgtctacagaaaaacgtccccggggcggatgggaggccgccccagctgcctaatgaaatcgagGATGTTTTCCCCCTTGGTtggcccgacctgggactacgacactgctgctgggagggagcggctccttctctatcgccaggtactcctagcgggtctcaaaggggcagggcgatgccccaccaatttggcaaag gacaggctaaaggcctccagattatccagcgccagatctggaaaccccttgcggctgtctaccgccccggagacacaaccggcccacacccgttccagatcggtgactccgtctacatcaggagacatcagtccaggacgcttgagccccgctggaagggcccatacactgtactactga